The Coregonus clupeaformis isolate EN_2021a chromosome 26, ASM2061545v1, whole genome shotgun sequence genome window below encodes:
- the LOC121539922 gene encoding lysophosphatidic acid receptor 3-like: MANQNKCYHDEIMSFFYNNSNQAKDDWNSTQLILVQVVGSLFCCFILMSNAMVIASVIINKRLHYPFYYLLSNLAASDFLAGIAYVYLMFNTGQVSRKLTVRGYFIRQGLLDTSLSASLANLLVIALERYISVMNWKVHSNLTKRRVTLLIMLVWAISIFMGAVPSLGWNCICNLQGCSQLAPIFSRSYLIFWSVSNLVVFLVMVSIYLRIYTYVKRKTAVLSPHTSGSINHKQMPIKLIKTVMTVLGVFVICWTPGLVVLLLDGLQCQQCKVMLFKRWLLLLAVLNSVMNPIIYSYNDKEMWTTFKNLLRCMGSCTRRQRSSKANARPLSSGQEAGTTPQTSGEKDTTKGSYAQGRFKT; this comes from the exons ATGGCCAACCAGAACAAATGCTACCACGATGAGATCATGAGCTTCTTTTACAACAACAGCAACCAGGCCAAAGACGACTGGAACTCAACACAGCTCATTCTGGTCCAAGTCGTAGGCTCCCTCTTCTGCTGCTTCATCCTGATGTCCAATGCCATGGTCATCGCCTCCGTCATCATCAACAAGAGGTTGCACTACCCATTCTACTATCTCCTCTCCAACCTGGCCGCTTCGGACTTCCTTGCTGGGATAGCTTACGTGTACCTCATGTTCAATACTGGCCAGGTGTCCAGGAAGTTAACTGTGAGGGGCTATTTCATTCGTCAAGGGCttctggacaccagtctctcgGCCTCTCTGGCGAACTTACTAGTCATCGCCCTGGAGCGTTACATCTCTGTGATGAACTGGAAGGTCCACAGCAACCTGACCAAGCGGCGGGTGACCCTTCTCATCATGCTGGTGTGGGCTATTTCCATCTTCATGGGTGCCGTGCCCAGCCTAGGCTGGAACTGCATCTGCAACCTTCAGGGCTGCTCCCAGCTGGCGCCCATCTTCAGCCGGAGCTACCTAATCTTCTGGTCTGTGTCTAACCTGGTGGTGTTCCTGGTCATGGTGTCCATCTACCTGCGGATTTACACCTACGTCAAGAGGAAGACGGCGGTGCTCAGCCCGCACACCAGCGGCTCCATTAACCACAAGCAGATGCCCATCAAACTCATCAAGACGGTCATGACCGTGTTAG GGGTGTTTGTGATCTGCTGGACGCCGGGCCTGGTGGTGCTGCTGCTCGACGGCCTCCAGTGCCAGCAGTGCAAGGTGATGCTATTCAAGCGCTGGCTACTCCTGTTGGCCGTGCTCAACTCGGTCATGAACCCCATCATTTACTCCTACAATGACAAGGAGATGTGGACCACGTTCAAAAACCTGCTGCGCTGCATGGGCAGTTGCACCCGTCGCCAGCGCTCATCCAAGGCCAACGCCCGGCCACTCAGCTCCGGCCAGGAAGCGGGCACCACGCCGCAGACCTCTGGGGAGAAGGACACCACCAAGGGGTCATATGCACAGGGGAGATTTAAAACCTGA